DNA from Paludisphaera mucosa:
GGACCTCCCCGCGCTGACGACCCTGCGGCTGAAGAACACGAAGATCACCGACGCCGGCTTCAAGGCGTCGCTCGCCGCCAAGGAGCCGCTCCAGCGCCTTGACTTGACGGGGACGGCCGTCGATCGTGAGACGGTGGAGGCGTGGAAGTCGGCGAAGCCGGGCCGACGCGCCATGCGGTAGGCGTCTCGACGATCGGACGACGGCCTCAACGAGGGTTCCAGGCATGTCCACGAAGCTCGACGTGTCGCGCCACGGCGACCCGCGGAACGCGCTGCTGCTGGCCGAGGCCTGCTCGCTGGCCTACTTCGACGAGCCCCAGGCCGCCAAGGGGTTCCGCGAGGCCCTGGGCCTCGACGCCCGCCTGGTCGCCGCCGAGAACACGCAGGTCTACCTGGCGCAGAGCCCCGAGGTGGTGCTGGTGGCCTTCCGGGGCTCGGAGTGCCCGACGACGCTCGACGGCTTCAAGGACTGGCTGCTGACGAACGCCAACAACTACCTGATCCTCCCCGAGGGCCGGATCGGCACCGACTTCGTCGCCGCGGGCGTCGGCGCGCGGTTCCACCGCGGCTTCATGGCGGCCCTCGACGACATCTGGACGCCCCTGTTCACGGCCGTCGACGAGGCGATCCGCCAGGCCGAGCGGCCGCTCTGGGTCACCGGCCACAGCCTCGGCGGGGCGCTCGCCCTGCTCGCCGCCTGGCGGTTCGAGCGCAACTTCCTGACGGTCGACGAGGTCGTGACCTTCGGCGCGCCGATGATCGGCAACGAGGCGGCGGCCGGGGCGTTCGAGAAGCAGTTCGCCAAGAAGATCTCGCGCTACGTCAACTTCGAGGACCCGGTCCCGCTGCTCCCCTCGGTGAGCCTGCTGACCAACACCTACGTCCACTGCCCGACCGAGGTCTCGCTCGCCGACCCCGCCGCCACGTCCGCCTTCGACGCCCTCAAGCACAAGGCCGGCGCCGCCGCCGACGCCGTCCTCCACGCCAGCCTGATCGACGAGGTCTGGGGCGCCGTCCAGGGCCGGATCTCGGCCCACTTCATCGATCGCTATCTCGACCGCGTCAAGAAGAAGATCGACGAGATGGCGTAAGTCCTTGCCCGGAAAGACCGCACGACGTCCCCTCGGCCCGCGCCCGCGATGGGTTCGGGCGACCGCGATACGACGCGTGCGGGTCTGGTTCGCAATTTGCGAGAGGAGATCCGGGCGGGGCGCGGTGGCGCCGCGGTGGGTCGGACGAGGGCGACGATCCGCCTTCGGTTCGAGTCGAAGAGGGACCTCATGAGTACGGAGCTGGAAAGCCCCGGGGACGACGCCCTGGTCGCCACGGGCGTCGCGGGCCTGGACGAGATCCTGGGCGGCGGCCTGACGCCGCACCGCGTCTACCTTCTCGAAGGGAACCCGGGCTCGGGCAAGACGACGCTCGCCTTGCGATGCCTGCTCGAAGGCGTCCGGCTGGGCGAGTCGGTGCTCTACATCACGCTCTCCGAGACCAAGGTCGAGCTCGCGGCGGTCGCGAAGTCGCACGGCTGGTCGCTGGAGGGCGTCCCGATCGTCGAATTGGTGGCCCAGGAGGCCGAGCTGGAGGCCGACAACCAGTTCGCCATGTTCGAGACCTCGGAGATGGAGCTGGGCGTCACCACCCGCGCCATCCTGGCCGAGGTCGGGCGGCTGAAGCCGGTCCGGGTCGTGGTCGACTCGCTCTCGGAGATGCGGCTGCTGGCCCAGAACGCGCTCCGCTACCGGCGGCAGATCCTGGCCCTGAAGCAGTTCTTCATCGGCCGTCGCTGCACCGTCCTGCTGCTCGACGACAAGACGGGCGAGGCCCAGGACCTGCAACTGCAAAGCATCGCCCACGGCGTCATCTGCGTCGAGCAGCTCTCGCCCGAATATGGGGCCGAGCGGCGACGGCTGCGGATCCTGAAGCTGCGGGGCCAGCGCTATCGGGGGGGCTACCACGATTTCAAGATCATCCGGGGCGGGCTGGAGGTCTACCCCCGGCTGGTCGCGGCCGAACACCCCGACGACGACGCCGAGATCGTGCAGCTCAAGAGCGGCGTCGCGGAGGTCGACGCCCTGCTCGGCGGCGGCCTCGAATTCGGGACCTGCGCGCTGCTCATCGGGCCGGCGGGGAGCGGCAAGTCGTCGCTCACCGTCCAGTTCGCCAAGGCGGCGGCCGACGCCGGGATCCGGGCCGCCGTCTTCGCCTTCGACGAACGTCGCCAGACGCTGCTGAGGCGGTCGAAGACGCTCGGCATGGACCTGTCGGGCCCGCTCAAGGCCGGGACCCTGACCGTCCAGCAGGTCGACCCGGCGGAACTCTCGCCCGGCGAGTTCGCCCACGAGGTCCGTCGGGCCGTCGAGGGCGAAGACGGCGGGCCCGGGGCCCGCGTCGTCGTCATCGACAGCCTGAACGGCTACATGAACGCCATGCCGGAGGAGCGGTTCCTCACCGCGCAGCTCCACGAGCTGCTCACGTACCTGGGGAACAAGGGGGTGGCGACCTTCCTCGTCGTCGCCCAGCACGGCCTGGTCGGCCACCAGATGATGACCCCGGTGGACACCAGCTACGTCGCCGACGTGGTCATCCTCTTCCGATTCTTCGAGGCCAAGGGCCGGGTGCGGAAGGCCCTCTCGGTCATCAAGAAGCGGATCGGCCGGCACGAGAGCACGATCCGCGAATACCAGATGAGCCGTCGCGGCATCGAGGTCGGCGAGCCGCTGGTGCAGTTCCAGGGCATCCTGACCGGGACGCCCGCGTTCATCGGGCCGGCCGAACCCCTGCTGGGCGACTCCGATGAATGAGCCGGCCGACGTCCTCGCGGAGAGGGTCCTGCTCATCCCGCCGACGGCCCGGGACGCCGACGCCAGCGCGGCGATCCTCCGGGGGGTGGGGGTCGCGTGCGTCGTCTGCCGCGACGTCGCGCACCTCTGCGAGGAGGCCGGCCGCGGGGCGGCCGCGGCCGTCCTCACCCAGGAGGCCCTGCTGTCGGACCGCGCGGGGTCCGTGGCCTCGCTCCTGAAGGCTCAGCCGCCGTGGTCCGACCTACCGCTCATCGTCCTGGTCCCCGCCGGGCTCGAGTCGCCGCGGAGCCTCGCCGCGATCCGCGACGTCGGCCACACCACCCTGGTCAAGCGTCCCTTGCAGCGTTCCACGTTCGTGAGCACGGTCGCCTCGGCGCTCCGCGACCGCCGCCGCCAGTACCAGGCGAGGGACCTGCTCCGCGAGCAGGCGCGGCAGTCCGAGCTGCTCCGCGGGGCCCGCGACGCGCTCGCCTTCGCCCTGGAGGCGGGGAGGCTCGGCTCGTGGGAGCTGGACGTCGCGACGGGGGACATCCCGTGCTCCCCCATCTGCAAGCGGAATTTCGGCCTGCCCGCCGACGCCGCGCTCACCCACGCGAGGCTCTTCGAGCTGATCCATCCCGACGACCGAGGCCACGTGGACCGCGCCCTGCGCGACTCGATCGAGAACGGGGCGGAGTACCTCGTCGAACATCGGATCCTCTGGGACGACGGCTCCGTCCATTGGGTGCAGGTCCGCGGCCGGACGTCGTATGACGCTTGCGGGAAGGCGGTCCGCCTGGCGGGGATGAGCCTGGACGTGACCGAGCGCCGGCGCGGCGAGGAGGCCCTGCGGACGAGCGTCGCCCGGCTGGAGGAGGAGGATCGCCGCAAGGACGAGTTCCTGGCCATGCTCGCCCACGAGCTGCGCAACCCGCTGGCGGCCATCTCCAGCGCCACCCAGGTGGCCAAGCGGGGCCGGGCGAAAGAACAGCTCGACTGGGGCCTGGACGTGATCGAGCGCCAGGGCCGGCACCTCTCGCGGATGATCGACGACCTGCTGGACGCCTCGCGGATCACGCGCGGCGTCATCGACCTCCATCGCGAGCCGGTCGACCTGGCGCCGATCCTGCGCTCGGCCGTCGAGACCGCCCGGCCGCTCATCGACCAGAAGCAGCACGCGATCTCGGTGCAGATCGACGCCGGCCGCATGGGGGTGGAGGGGGACGCGACGCGGCTGGAGCAGGTGTTCGTCAACCTGCTCAACAACGCCGCGAAGTACACCGACGCGGGGGGCCGGCTGTCGCTGTCGGCCCGGGCCGAGGGGGGCCGCGTCGTCGTCCGAGTCCGCGACACGGGCATGGGGATGACCCCCGAGTTCCTCGCCCGGGCGTTCGACCTCTTCGTCCAGGGCGACCGCTCGGCCGCGCGGTCGGAAGGCGGGCTGGGGATCGGCCTGACCCTCGTCAAGAGCCTGGTCGAGATGCACGGCGGGTCGGTGGCGGCCTCGAGCGCCGGGCCCGGCCTGGGCAGCGAGTTCGCCGTCCGCCTGCCGCTCGTCCGGGCCGAGCCGGAGGCCGATGCGGGCCGCGAGGCCGCGGGGCCCGACGTCGGCCGCAAGCTGAGCGTGCTCGTCGTCGACGACAACGCCGACACCGCCTGGACGACGGCCCTCTCGCTGGAGCTGCTCGGCCACGTCGCGGCCGTCGCCCACGACGGGCCCGCCGCCCTCGAGGCGGCCCGGTCGGCGCGGCCCGAGGTCGTGCTGCTCGACATCGGCCTACCGGGGATGGACGGACACCAGGTCGCCCGGGCCCTGCGGGGCGACGGCTTCTCCGACACCCTGATCGTCGCCCTCTCGGGATACGGCCGCGACGAGGACCGCGAGCGGTCGCGGGCCGCGGGCTTCGACCACCACCTCGTGAAGCCGGTCGACCTCGACGCCCTCGCCGCCCTGCTGCGCGACGCGCCCTGATCGCACGCCTCGCCGGCTTGACCTGCGAGGGGCGACGTCCCAAGATGGAGGTCCTGGAGACCTCCCCACGATGCGGCGCACGACGGCCTTGATCTGTTTGCTGGCGGTGCTCACCGGCACGCCGCTCCGCCAGGCGGAAGCGTCGGCCGACTGGTCGCGCTCGCAGCAAGCGGAAGCCCTCCAGCCCACCGACGGAGGGGTCGGCGACGACGCCGGATTTGCGACGCCGTCCGCAACCCATCCCGGCGCGGCCGGGGACTTCCGGGACGCCGGCCTCGCCTTCCCGCAGCCGGTCGCGTGCGTCCCGGCGCCGGTCGACGGCGGCTCCCTCGGGACCGGAGCCGGGCGGCCCGCGCCCTTCCCAGGTCGGCTCGCCCGGCTCCAGGTCCTGCGGATTTGAGGAAGCCCGCGCGGAACGTCGCGGCCCTCGGCCGGCCTCGCGCCGTCGAGGGCGGCGTGACCCCACGTGAGCGGTCTTCAAACACCAGGCTCGACTCATGTCTCCACTCCCCGAGCGGCGGGCGTTCACGCTCATCGAGCTCCTCGTCGTCATCGCCGTCATCGGCGTCCTCGCGGCCCTGCTGCTCCCCGCCGTGCAGTCGGCGCGCGAGGCGGCGCGACGGGCCCAATGCGCCAATGATCTGAAGCAGATCGGGCTCGCGATGCACGCCTACCACGCGACCCGCGAGTCCTACCCGCCCGGCTACATCAGCGGGACCGAGACGGCGGACCGAGACAGCCCCGAGACCGGCCCCGGCTGGGGATGGGGCGCGATGCTGCTCAACGACCTGGAGCAGGCCGCGGCCATCAACGCCGCGAACTTCAGCCTGCCCATCACCGCGCCGGCCTCGCAGACCATCCGCACGGTGGTCCTGTCCGCCTTCCTCTGCCCCAGCTCGTCCGGGGCCGGTCCGGTCGTCCTCAAGGACCGGTCCGGGAACACGCTCGCGACCGACCTGTCGGCCGGGCAGTACGTCGCGTCGGCCGGCCAGCTCGAAGTGGAGGAGTTCCCGGCGCAGAACAACGGCCTCTTCTACCGCAACAGCCGCATCGGCGTCCGCGACGTGGTCGACGGCTCGAGCGCGACGCTCATGGTCGGCGAGCGTTCCCGGAACCTCGCCGACGCCACCTGGGTGGGCGTGATCCCCCGCGCCCGCGTCTGCACGAACCCGAGATGGGCGATCCGGGACTGCGAGACCGCGAAAGTCATGGTGCTCGGGCATACCGGGCCCTCGCCCGACCAGAGCTGGGTGGACGTGCCCAATTACCCGGGCGCGGGCGCCGACGATTTCTGGAGCCTGCACCCCGGCGGCTGCAACTTCCTCTTCGCGGACGGCTCGGTGCGCTTCATCAGGGAGTCCGTGGACCCGAGGGTCTTCAGCTTCCTGTCGACGAGGGCCGGCGGCGAGGTCGTCTCCGCCGGCCAGTTCTAGATCGAGAGCGAGCCGTCCCCGCGCCGAACGGGGCGACGGCATGAGTCTTGCAATGTGCCTTCCGACGGCGGCTATGACGCCGCAGCTCGATCGCCCGCCGACCGGCGGCGGCCGAAGAGAAGACCCGGCGACCGCCGGCCCCTCGCGACGAGGCCCCGGCGGTCGCGGACGAGAGTTCGAGGTGGGTTGCCATGGATTTCGCCTCGCGGTGGCCGGACCTGGAGCGCGTCCACACCTCTTACCTGCTGCTGGGCATGCTCGCCGGGGCGATGCTCGCGGCCGGCCTGCTGTTCCAGATCGGGTTGATCGGCTGGGTCCTCCGCGGCTTCGGCTACGTGGCCCGGGCGACCGTCCGGGGCGGTTTCCGGACCTGGGAACACCTGTTCGGGTGGGCGACGTGGGAGCAGTTCCTGGGGATCGCCGTCGGCCTCCTGCTCGCCGGGGGGCTTTTCGGCGGCTGGCTGCCGGTCCTGCGGATCGCCTGCGGCGTGGCCCTTTTGATCATGGGCTCGTCCGCCTGCTTCACCTACATGTTCATCGACCTGGAGCGCAACGAGGTCGAGCGGGGCTACAAGTCGATCCACAACCCCCTCAAGGGGCAGCTGCCGGCCGACAACCTGAAGCGGTACGGCCGGCAGGTCGGCATCCCGCTGCTGATCTCGGCCGCGGTGGCGGCGATCGGCGGGTTCGCCCTGCTCAATCAGGGCCTCTACGAGACCGTCGGCCGCTCGTGGTACCGGGTCGCGGAGGCGCCCCGGCAGCCGATCTACGCCGACTTCCTGGCGTTCGCGATCACCCGGGTGCTCGGCCTGATGGACGTCCTCGACCTGGCGAAGTCGCACCACATCCTGGGCGCGGAATCCGTCCGACCGGCGGCCTGGCCGGCGTCGACCCTGGCCTCCGCCTTCAAGGTGTTCTTCACGGTGGTCCTGCTCCACCAGGTTTTCGCCTCGCTCCGCCAGGGGAAGATGCTCGCGGAGACCATCGCCGATTTCTGGAGCCCCCACGAGCCGATCCACGAGCGGGCGCGGTACGCCCTGCCGGTGTACGGGATCGTGGCCATCGGCCCGCTGCTGCGCTCGCTGCGGTCGATCCCGTCGCTCACCAAGGAGCAACGCGACCAGCTCCCCCTGATCCTGGAGACCATGGGCCCCACGATCATCCCGGCGCTGGTCCGCCACCTGAACGATCCCCACGAGCACGTGCGGGCGGTCTCCGCCGCGGCCCTCGGGCGGCTCCACGCCTCGGACTCGATGCCCGCGCTGGTCGACCTGTTCCAGGATCCCAGCCCGATCGTACGCCAGGGGGTGACCGAGGCCCTCGGCCGCCTCGGCGAGAGGCCCTCGGGAGAGGCGAAGAAGAAGGCGGGCCTGTTCCGCAGGCGGACCGGCGGGGCGGGGATCGGGGCCGGCCGGTGGATCCGCTGGATCCGGAGGGGCGCCGTCAACGCGGCCGCGCAGCCCGTCGATCCGGTCGAACTCGCCGTGACGACCCTGGACGCGGCCCTGGAGGACGAATCGACGGCGGTGCGCACCGAGGCCGTCGAGGCGCTGGGACGGATGGGCCCGGCGGCGGCGGCGGTCGCCCCGAAGCTGATCGCCCTGTCGAAGGAGGGCGACGAGAGCCTCCGCTGCCAGGTGGCCCGATCCCTGGGCGAGGTCGGGGGCGACCCCGACGCCACGGTGGCCGCGCTCGTCGACCTGCTCGACGACGCCAGCCCCGAGGTCAAGGCCGCGTCGGCGCGGGCGCTCGGCGCGTTCAAGGAACAGGCCGCGTCGGCGGTCCCGTCGCTCGCGACGCTGCTGCAGGATCGGGACGAGGCGGTCCGGACGGCGGCCGCCGAGGCCATCGCCCAGGTCGGGCCGCTCGACGAGGCCGCGACCGAGACCCTGGTCGAAGGCCTGACCAGCGAGGACACCGTCGTGAGGGCCCAGACGGCCCAGGCCCTGGGGACCATCGGCGCGGCGGCCGAGGAGGCCGCGCCGGCCCTGGTCGAGGCGATGGAGGACGACAACGACCGGGTCCGCGCCGAGGCCGTCGAGGCGATCGGCAAGATCGGCGAGGCCGCGGCCGAGGCCGCCGTCCCGGGCCTCGTGAAGGCGCTCGAGGACGAGGACGACACGGTCGGCGCGCTCGCCGCCGAGGCCCTGGGCCAGATGGGCGAGTCGGCCGCCGAGGCCGTCCCCGCCCTGGTCGCCTCGCTGCAGCACCTCAACCCGCAGGTCCGCCACAACGCCGCCGAGGCGCTCGGCAACCTCGGCCCGGCCGAGGCGAGCGTCCGCCTGGCCCTCGAGGGGGCTGTGAGGGACGAGGACGGCGGGGTCCGCAGCCAGGCCGTCCTGGCGCTGGGCAAGGTCGCCGGCCCGGCGGACGGCTCGATGCCGACGGTCCTCGCGGCCCTCCAGGACGAGGACCCCCTGGTGCGGACCGCCGCGGTGACGGCGGCGGGCCTCTGGGGCGACGCGGCGGGGGAACTCGTGCCGGGCGTCGCGGCTCTTTTGGACGACCCCAACGATCAGGTCAAGGTCGAGGTCGCCCGGGTCCTGCCCAGGCTGGCCGGCGCGGCCCCGGACGTGATCGAGGGCCTCTGCCGACGCCTGCTCGAAGACGACAGCCCGCTGGTCCAGTCGCACGCCGCGCTCGCCCTGGGCAAGCTCGGACCCGACGCCGCCGCCGCGGGGGAGGCGCTGCTCCGCGCGGCGCAGACCGGCGAGGTGGGCGTGCGCGAGCAGGCCATGCGGGCGATCGTCATGATCCGGCCGGCGGAGGCGGCCGAGGCGCTCATCGCCGGCCTCAAGGACGCCTCGACCGAGGTCCGCATCCTGGCCTCGGCGGGATGGGTGAACGTCGAGGCCGTGCCGGCCGACGCCGTCCCGGGCCTGATCGAGGCCCTGCGCGACCCCGAGATCCGCGTCCGCGCGAACGCCGCGAACGCGCTCGCCAGGCTGGAATCCGTGCCGATCGAGGCCGTCTCGCTGCTGATCGACTGCGCCTCCGAGCCCAACGACGCCCTCCGGCTGGCCGCGGCGACGGCCCTCCGCTCGGCCCCGGCCGAGGCCGTGGCCGAGGTGATGGAGCATCTCACCGCGGACCCCAACGCCCGCGTGCGGCTGGCCGCCGCCAGCTCGCTGCTGGCCGAGGAAGCCGACCACGCGCAGGCCGGGGCCGTGCTGGTCGACGCCCTCGCCCACCCGTCCCCCCGCGTCCGCGAGGAGGCGTTGGAAGTCTTCGAGTCCCTCGGCGACGAGGGGGCGCAGGTGCTCGATGCCGTGCAGAAGGGCGAGGCCGTCGAGGAGAAGCTCGAAGAGCCCGCGAGCCCCTGAGCGTCGTCTGGAAGACGAGAACTCAGCCTCCGCAGCAGGGGCAGACGCGCGGCACGAAAACGGTCATCGTCGCGCCGTACTTCGTGAAACGGTAGGCCTTACCGTCGAGTTCGCCCCCTTCTTCGGGCTCGGTCTTGTGGGCCGCGACGAGGTAGCCGTTCGCCTCCGTGGGCTCGAAAGAGGCCTCCCCGTTCGCGTCCGTCAGCCGCTCGTAGCGGTCGTCCAGGCCGGGCTTGAGCGTGGCCCCTCGGGGGATGAACGACACCCGCTCGCCGGCCACCGGCTTCCCCTTGTAGAGCAGCCGGACCCGGATCGGCGTCCCCGGCCCCATCGGCGTGACCGGATTGGCGACGGGCACCAGCTCCAGGTCGTGCCCGAGCGGCCTGTCGAAGCCGGGATTGTCGGCGGTCGGTTTGTCCAGGCTCTCCGAGACGACGAAGAACGTCTTGGCGCTCTTGATCGACCGCTCCGGGGCGTAGCTCATCACGCGGTCGGAGCGATGGGCGACCGTGTAAAGGCCCGGCTTCGCGGGGTCGAATCGCGTCGTCCAGTAGCCTTCCTGCGGGGTGTAGCCGGTGTCGACCAGGCGATCCTTCAGGTCGTAACGCGTCCCGTCCGGGCCCGTCACCTCCAGGTCCGCCCCCTCCGGCGTCAGCTTGCCGGCCAGCTTGAAGTCGCGATGTTCGTTGCCGTGGTTGCCCAGCATCAGGTCCAGGTGGATCACGTCGCCGGCGCGGACGACGTTCGTGTTGGTCTGGATCCACACGTCATGGGCCAGGGCCGATGCGGGCGTCGCCAGGGCCGCGAGGAGGACCAGGCGTCGGGTCAGGGCGTTGTCCAAGGGGCGTCTCCGGGTGCGGGCGAGTCGACGTCTCGAAAGCGACAGTTTACGGCCCCGAGGCCTCGCCGGGTAGTCGCTCAGAGCCCCACCGGCAGCGTCAGCAGGGGGCCGCCCTTCTTGGGCTCGGAGAGCTGGAGGTTGAAGAGCGCCTGGATCAGGCCGAGGGTCGACTTCGACCGCTTGTCGGCTTCCGGGATGAAGTACCAGAAGCCCTGGTACTCGATCGCGACGGCGGCATCCTTCGGGCGCTTCTTCTGGACGCAGACCTGGAAGAGTCCCCGGGTGACGGCGGTCCAGTCGAAGACCTCGCCGTCGGGCCCCACGGTCTGGGCGGCGAGGTTCCGGCGGAGGTGCTCCTCGGGGACCCTCACGCCTTTCGACAGGAAGGTGAGCATGTCGAGGAGCGTCCGGGTCTGGATGGTGACCGAATCGCGATCCTCGGGCAGCGGGCGGAGTTCGACGCCGCCCGGCACGTTGCCGCGCCGCACGGCGTAGTCGAGGCGGCCCGGCGCGAGGCCCAGGAATCGCCGGAACGCCTGCACGTCGGGGTGCGTCTCCGCGGCGGGGGAGATCGTGAGCCGATACGCCGGCTCGGTCCGGATCAGGACCAGTTCGTCCGCGTTCTCGGTCGGGCGGTACTCCAGCTTCTGGCTCGCGGCCTGCACGAGGTCGGAGCCGTCGACGCGATCGGCGGCGATCGGCGGCGAGACCGCGTCGGGGAGGTCGATCGAGGCCAGGGCGACCAGCCGGTCGCGGCGGAGCCGGCCGGCGAGGTGGGCCAACTCTTCGAACGCCGTCGGCGGCGGGACGACGTCCGGGATGAGCAGCTCGGCCCCCGCGACGTTGTCCAGGCCGTTCACCTCGGCGACGACCACGCGGAGCACGTCGTCGAGGCTCCAGCCGTTGTTGGCCATCAGCCCGAGCGCCGTGATGCCCACCGGGGCGACCATGGTGCGGGTCAGCTCGGTCGGGTCGCGGGGCGTATAGCTCAGCGTCGGCGCGTCGCGGAACTGGAGCGCCAGGTCGCCGAACAACGTCTTGTTCACCGAGTCGCGCTGCTTGCCGCCGGTGATGCTGCCCCGGCTCGAAAGCTCGAACTGGCTGGTGATCGCCGAGACGTCCAGGAACGACGGCAGGTCGCCGTAGCGCAGGCGGACGATGTTGCGCAGCCACTGCTGCTCGCTCGTCTCGTGGACGGCCTGGTCGTAGCGCAGCCGGGTCAGCTCCAGACTCCGGGGCCCGATGCACCCCGACCCCCACGCAAGGCTCGCGGAAGCCGCCGCGACGAGGAGCCACGTTGCGCCGCGTCGCCGACGGGGCGGGAGGCGATCCGCCCCTTCCCTGGACGCCCGATGCATGCTCGCCGTCCTTGTTCGCCGGGCCCGAATCCTGCCGACGGCCGAGAGTTCAGCCTTCGAACCGGCCGGCGGGTCTTCCCTTTAGGTCGACTCGCGGCG
Protein-coding regions in this window:
- a CDS encoding lipase family protein → MSTKLDVSRHGDPRNALLLAEACSLAYFDEPQAAKGFREALGLDARLVAAENTQVYLAQSPEVVLVAFRGSECPTTLDGFKDWLLTNANNYLILPEGRIGTDFVAAGVGARFHRGFMAALDDIWTPLFTAVDEAIRQAERPLWVTGHSLGGALALLAAWRFERNFLTVDEVVTFGAPMIGNEAAAGAFEKQFAKKISRYVNFEDPVPLLPSVSLLTNTYVHCPTEVSLADPAATSAFDALKHKAGAAADAVLHASLIDEVWGAVQGRISAHFIDRYLDRVKKKIDEMA
- a CDS encoding ATPase domain-containing protein encodes the protein MSTELESPGDDALVATGVAGLDEILGGGLTPHRVYLLEGNPGSGKTTLALRCLLEGVRLGESVLYITLSETKVELAAVAKSHGWSLEGVPIVELVAQEAELEADNQFAMFETSEMELGVTTRAILAEVGRLKPVRVVVDSLSEMRLLAQNALRYRRQILALKQFFIGRRCTVLLLDDKTGEAQDLQLQSIAHGVICVEQLSPEYGAERRRLRILKLRGQRYRGGYHDFKIIRGGLEVYPRLVAAEHPDDDAEIVQLKSGVAEVDALLGGGLEFGTCALLIGPAGSGKSSLTVQFAKAAADAGIRAAVFAFDERRQTLLRRSKTLGMDLSGPLKAGTLTVQQVDPAELSPGEFAHEVRRAVEGEDGGPGARVVVIDSLNGYMNAMPEERFLTAQLHELLTYLGNKGVATFLVVAQHGLVGHQMMTPVDTSYVADVVILFRFFEAKGRVRKALSVIKKRIGRHESTIREYQMSRRGIEVGEPLVQFQGILTGTPAFIGPAEPLLGDSDE
- a CDS encoding hybrid sensor histidine kinase/response regulator, producing the protein MNEPADVLAERVLLIPPTARDADASAAILRGVGVACVVCRDVAHLCEEAGRGAAAAVLTQEALLSDRAGSVASLLKAQPPWSDLPLIVLVPAGLESPRSLAAIRDVGHTTLVKRPLQRSTFVSTVASALRDRRRQYQARDLLREQARQSELLRGARDALAFALEAGRLGSWELDVATGDIPCSPICKRNFGLPADAALTHARLFELIHPDDRGHVDRALRDSIENGAEYLVEHRILWDDGSVHWVQVRGRTSYDACGKAVRLAGMSLDVTERRRGEEALRTSVARLEEEDRRKDEFLAMLAHELRNPLAAISSATQVAKRGRAKEQLDWGLDVIERQGRHLSRMIDDLLDASRITRGVIDLHREPVDLAPILRSAVETARPLIDQKQHAISVQIDAGRMGVEGDATRLEQVFVNLLNNAAKYTDAGGRLSLSARAEGGRVVVRVRDTGMGMTPEFLARAFDLFVQGDRSAARSEGGLGIGLTLVKSLVEMHGGSVAASSAGPGLGSEFAVRLPLVRAEPEADAGREAAGPDVGRKLSVLVVDDNADTAWTTALSLELLGHVAAVAHDGPAALEAARSARPEVVLLDIGLPGMDGHQVARALRGDGFSDTLIVALSGYGRDEDRERSRAAGFDHHLVKPVDLDALAALLRDAP
- a CDS encoding DUF1559 family PulG-like putative transporter — protein: MSPLPERRAFTLIELLVVIAVIGVLAALLLPAVQSAREAARRAQCANDLKQIGLAMHAYHATRESYPPGYISGTETADRDSPETGPGWGWGAMLLNDLEQAAAINAANFSLPITAPASQTIRTVVLSAFLCPSSSGAGPVVLKDRSGNTLATDLSAGQYVASAGQLEVEEFPAQNNGLFYRNSRIGVRDVVDGSSATLMVGERSRNLADATWVGVIPRARVCTNPRWAIRDCETAKVMVLGHTGPSPDQSWVDVPNYPGAGADDFWSLHPGGCNFLFADGSVRFIRESVDPRVFSFLSTRAGGEVVSAGQF
- a CDS encoding HEAT repeat domain-containing protein, with protein sequence MDFASRWPDLERVHTSYLLLGMLAGAMLAAGLLFQIGLIGWVLRGFGYVARATVRGGFRTWEHLFGWATWEQFLGIAVGLLLAGGLFGGWLPVLRIACGVALLIMGSSACFTYMFIDLERNEVERGYKSIHNPLKGQLPADNLKRYGRQVGIPLLISAAVAAIGGFALLNQGLYETVGRSWYRVAEAPRQPIYADFLAFAITRVLGLMDVLDLAKSHHILGAESVRPAAWPASTLASAFKVFFTVVLLHQVFASLRQGKMLAETIADFWSPHEPIHERARYALPVYGIVAIGPLLRSLRSIPSLTKEQRDQLPLILETMGPTIIPALVRHLNDPHEHVRAVSAAALGRLHASDSMPALVDLFQDPSPIVRQGVTEALGRLGERPSGEAKKKAGLFRRRTGGAGIGAGRWIRWIRRGAVNAAAQPVDPVELAVTTLDAALEDESTAVRTEAVEALGRMGPAAAAVAPKLIALSKEGDESLRCQVARSLGEVGGDPDATVAALVDLLDDASPEVKAASARALGAFKEQAASAVPSLATLLQDRDEAVRTAAAEAIAQVGPLDEAATETLVEGLTSEDTVVRAQTAQALGTIGAAAEEAAPALVEAMEDDNDRVRAEAVEAIGKIGEAAAEAAVPGLVKALEDEDDTVGALAAEALGQMGESAAEAVPALVASLQHLNPQVRHNAAEALGNLGPAEASVRLALEGAVRDEDGGVRSQAVLALGKVAGPADGSMPTVLAALQDEDPLVRTAAVTAAGLWGDAAGELVPGVAALLDDPNDQVKVEVARVLPRLAGAAPDVIEGLCRRLLEDDSPLVQSHAALALGKLGPDAAAAGEALLRAAQTGEVGVREQAMRAIVMIRPAEAAEALIAGLKDASTEVRILASAGWVNVEAVPADAVPGLIEALRDPEIRVRANAANALARLESVPIEAVSLLIDCASEPNDALRLAAATALRSAPAEAVAEVMEHLTADPNARVRLAAASSLLAEEADHAQAGAVLVDALAHPSPRVREEALEVFESLGDEGAQVLDAVQKGEAVEEKLEEPASP
- a CDS encoding DUF4198 domain-containing protein, which codes for MDNALTRRLVLLAALATPASALAHDVWIQTNTNVVRAGDVIHLDLMLGNHGNEHRDFKLAGKLTPEGADLEVTGPDGTRYDLKDRLVDTGYTPQEGYWTTRFDPAKPGLYTVAHRSDRVMSYAPERSIKSAKTFFVVSESLDKPTADNPGFDRPLGHDLELVPVANPVTPMGPGTPIRVRLLYKGKPVAGERVSFIPRGATLKPGLDDRYERLTDANGEASFEPTEANGYLVAAHKTEPEEGGELDGKAYRFTKYGATMTVFVPRVCPCCGG